A single genomic interval of Lathyrus oleraceus cultivar Zhongwan6 chromosome 7, CAAS_Psat_ZW6_1.0, whole genome shotgun sequence harbors:
- the LOC127103073 gene encoding uncharacterized protein LOC127103073 — protein MNPERKSIHNYKFVEPPLVVLRGLEARLDLTPKDAFKETYGNLLGILNTEVNITAVHTLVQFYGPPLRCFTFQDYQLAPTLEEYSHILGNKEIELNLKPKGGIHGFTSKFLVDKVITFTEAGSWTTFNAHLALLIYGIVLFPNMEEFVDLVVIHIFLTQNPIPTLLADTYYSIHVRTQKKKGTIVCCTPLLYRWFISHLPSEGPFIENKDNLKWSKRIMTLKAEDIPWYSRVYDGVKVILNCGDFPNVPLLGTKGGINYNTRLALR, from the exons ATGAATCCCGAGAGGAAAAGTATCCATAATTACAAGTTTGTGGAACCTCCATTGGTTGTGTTGAGAGGACTTGAGGCACGTTTAGACCTGACTCCTAAAGACGCCTTCAAGGAAACGTATGGTAACTTGCTGGGAATTTTGAACACCGAGGTCAACATCACCGCTGTCCACACCTTGGTGCAGTTCTACGGTCCACCACTAAGGTGCTTTACTTTCCAAGACTATCAGCTAGCGCCAACATTGGAAGAGTATTCTCATATTTTGG GAAATAAGGAGATAGAATTGAACCTGAAACCAAAGGGTGGAATCCATGGCTTCACCTCTAAGTTTCTCGTAGACAAAGTTATCACTTTCACTGAAGCTGGAAGTTGGACGACCTTCAATGCCCATCTAGCTTTACTCATCTATGGGATTGTGCTGTTTCCGAACATGGAGGAGTTCGTGGACTTGGTTGTTATTCACATCTTCTTGACTCAAAACCCGATTCCCACTCTCCTTGCTGATACTTACTATTCCATTCACGTAAGGACCCAGAAGAAGAAAGGGACTATCGTCTGTTGCACCCCTTTACTGTATAGATGGTTTATTTCGCATCTACCCAGTGAAGGTCCCTTCATTGAGAACAAAGATAATCTGAAGTGGTCCAAGAGGATCATGACCTTAAAAGCCGAAGACATTCCTTGGTATTCTCGAGTGTACGATGGTGTCAAGGTTATTCTAAATTGTGGGGActttcctaatgtgcctcttcttggcacaaaaggaggaatcaactacaacaCGAGGTTAGCATTACGGTAA